CGCCATCTGCGGCTTTGCCTCGAAGTACCACGACAACGTGAACTATTACGTGCTCAAGGATTTCAAGGAACCCGGCGGCGCCGAGATCAACGCGCGCATTGCCGGCATCTCCGGGCGCCTGGCCAGCCGCATGGGCGCGGCGATCCGCCACTCAATCAAGCGTTTCGACGCGGTCGATGCGCGCCACCGCCTGCTGCTGCTGCTCAGCGACGGGCGCCCCGCCGACTACGACGACGGCGGCGATCCGCGCTACCTCAACGAGGACACGCGCATGGCGATGAAGGAAGCGGTGGACGCCGGCGTGCATCCGTTCTGTATCACGCTCGACCCGCGCGGCGGTCAATACCTGCCGTCGATCTTCGGCCCCAGTCACTACACGGTGCTCGATCGGGTCGACGAGCTACCGGCGCGCCTGCCCGAAATCTACCTCAGGCTGCGGCGGTGAGCAGGGCCGTGCTCATTGCCGCGTCGCGCTACCGGCGACACAGCTACGGCAACAATCACCCGCTGGATATACCCCGCGTTTCACTCACGGTCGATCTGATCCGCGCCTACGCCGCGCTCGACCCGGATGAGTATCTGCCCTCGCGCCGCGCTACCGTGGCCGAACTGGAGTGGTTCCACACGCGCGACTATGTCAGCGCCATGCAGCGCTGCGAGGCACTGGGCAAGGTCACCGACCGCTACCGCCATCGCCACAACATCGGCAATCTCGAAAATCCCTGGTTCCACGATTTTTTCAGCACGCCGGCCACTGCCACCGGCGGCAGCATCCAGGCCGCCGAGCAGGTGCTTGCCGGCCGCGCCGCGTTCAGCCCCGCCGGTGGCATGCACCATGCCATGCCCGACCGCGCGCAGGGTTTCTGTTTCTTCAACGACACCGCGCTGGCGGTGATGCGCTTGCGCCGTGAGGGTCTGCGCGTGCTCTACGTGGACATCGACGCGCACCATGGCGACGGCGTCGAAGCCGCGCTGCGCGACGATGCCGAGGCTTTCACGCTGTCGCTGCACATGGACGCCGAATACGCGTACCCCTTCGCGGGCGGACGTAGCGAGGATTGCGGCCCACAGGCCAACGCCTTCAATCTGCCGCTGCCGCGCGGGACCAACGACAGCGAGTACCGGCATGCATTCAACCGCGTGTGGCCGGCGGTGCTCGACGCCGTGCGCCCGGATGTCCTTGTGTTGCAGGCCGGCACCGACCCGATCATGCCCGATCCGCTGGGTAAGTTCCGGCTCTCCACGCAACTGTTTCTCGAAATCGTCGCCCGCGTGCTGGCCGATGCGCCGCGCCAGGCCAACGGCACGCCCCGCGTGGCGGTGACGGGCGGCGGCGGCTATCACCCCTTGATCCTGGCACGGGCCTGGACCGGCGTGTGGGGGCTGCTCAGCGGGCGTACGCTGAGCGAGGAAATTCCGCCGGCCGGGCAGGAACTGCTGGCCGCAGTGGAATGGGGCGCGGACGAGTACGACGATGACGAGGAAGAAGAACTCGAACGCGCCGGGACGCCGTACCGGGAGTTGCTGACGCATCGGATCGATCGGCCGCACGAGGGTGAGATTCGGGCGCAGATCGATGCGCGGGTGGACACCCTGCTGGATGCACACCCGCGCTTGCGCAGGCGTGGCGTAGCGGCCTCCGGGGGGACGGTTTGAACCCGCAGACGATCGCATCGCGCGACAATGCCGACAGGCTCCTGGCTGAAGACAATTTGAATCCAAAGCTCTGCGCAAGCAGCGCCGCGCCTGATCGATGATCCAGGTCGAGCGGGCCGCGCCAGCGACCTGCCCGGATTGCCGGCGCTATCCCCATGCAGAGGAGCGCGCCGGCGTACCTGCCTCAACCGCCCCTCAAGGCTTGACGAACAGTTTGCGCGGAAACGGCGCCAGCAGTTCATGGCCGGTTTCCGTCACCACGAAACTTTCCGAAATTTCCACGCCCCAATCATCCATCCAGATGCCGGGTATGAGGTGGAACGTCATGCCCGGTTCGAGCACGGAGCGGTCGCCGGGGCGCAGGCTCATGGTGTGTTCGCCCCAGTCAGGCGGATAGTTCAGGCCCATCGAATAGCCGATCCGCGATTCCTTGACGAGGCCTTTCGGTGCGGTCGCGGCGCGCCAGGCCGCTTCGATGGACTCGCAGGTGGCGCCGGGTCGCACCGCTTCCAGCGCAGCCTGCACGCCTTCGGCGACGATTTCGGCTGCCGAGCTGAGCCGCTGCGGCGGGGTGCCGAGAAAGACGGTGCGGGCCATCGGGCAGTGATAGTGATACCGCGCGGCGGCAAGTTCGAGAATGGTGGCCTCGCCCTGAACGAACGGCTTGTCGTTCCAGGTCAGGTGCGCGGTCGAGGTGCCGCGGCCGGTCGGCAGCATCGGCACGATGGCGGGATAATCGCCGCCGCATTCGCGGGTGCCGCGCATTTGCGCACGGTAGATTTCTCCGACCGCGTCGCATTGACGGACGCCTGGCTCGACATGCCCGACCGCAACCTTCATCACGCGCTGCATGATCTGCCCGGCCTGGCGCATGTATTCCAGTTCCTGGGGCGACTTGATCGAGCGCAGGCCGGAGACCAGCCGGGTGACGTCGGTGAAACTGGCGTGAGAGAGTTGGCGACGCAGCACTTCGTAGCCGCGTGCCGAAAAATAGTAACTGTCCATGTCCAGGCCGATGCGCGCGTTGTCGAGTTCGCGCTCGCGCAGGATGTGCGCCACGAAGTCCATCGGGTGGCGGTGGTCATGCTGTACGTAGCGATCAGAGTAGGAGTAGATGTTGTCCGAGTCGAGGTAGGTGGTTTCCAGGGCGCCGTTGGCGTCGATGCCGCGGCCGATCCAGATCGGTTCCGGTTCGGCCAGCGCGATGACGACAAGCTGCGGCACATAGAACGACCAGCCGTCATAGCCGGTCAGATAGTTCATGTTGGCCGGATCGAAGACCAGGAAAACCTCCAGGCCTTGCGCCTTCATCAATGCTTTGGTGCGGCTCACGCGTTCAGCGTATTCCTGCGGGCTGAACGGCAGGGGCCAGAAATTGGCGTGGCGCTGCGGTGTGTTGACCGGCGGGACGCCGTTTTCGTACTGGTAGGGCAATTCGTTCGTCATGGTCGTCGGCTCGTAAGAGGTAGAGTTCAACTTGGCCCGAATGTTTCAAAAATTTGTGCCGGTATCGCGCCGGATATTGTTTTCACAAGGGGATTTCGGAAGGAGCGGCGTATCGGTGATTACGGCCGACTGAGGAAATATCCCTTGTGGAATCAAGAGACCCGCGAGAGCGGCGGGAATTCGTGAAACATTCGGGTTAGTGATAAGGATGGGCGGGTACGGTGTCCTTATGCGTCGATTTCCTGCCCCAGTCCGGCAGCGTTCGCCAGCGCCAGCGCGTGTGCGGCGATGGCGGTGTCCTGCGCACCTGTGCCGGTCAGGTCGCAGAGTGTGATGTCGCGGTCCGAGG
This genomic stretch from Acidihalobacter ferrooxydans harbors:
- a CDS encoding acetoin utilization protein AcuC; protein product: MSRAVLIAASRYRRHSYGNNHPLDIPRVSLTVDLIRAYAALDPDEYLPSRRATVAELEWFHTRDYVSAMQRCEALGKVTDRYRHRHNIGNLENPWFHDFFSTPATATGGSIQAAEQVLAGRAAFSPAGGMHHAMPDRAQGFCFFNDTALAVMRLRREGLRVLYVDIDAHHGDGVEAALRDDAEAFTLSLHMDAEYAYPFAGGRSEDCGPQANAFNLPLPRGTNDSEYRHAFNRVWPAVLDAVRPDVLVLQAGTDPIMPDPLGKFRLSTQLFLEIVARVLADAPRQANGTPRVAVTGGGGYHPLILARAWTGVWGLLSGRTLSEEIPPAGQELLAAVEWGADEYDDDEEEELERAGTPYRELLTHRIDRPHEGEIRAQIDARVDTLLDAHPRLRRRGVAASGGTV
- a CDS encoding M24 family metallopeptidase: MTNELPYQYENGVPPVNTPQRHANFWPLPFSPQEYAERVSRTKALMKAQGLEVFLVFDPANMNYLTGYDGWSFYVPQLVVIALAEPEPIWIGRGIDANGALETTYLDSDNIYSYSDRYVQHDHRHPMDFVAHILRERELDNARIGLDMDSYYFSARGYEVLRRQLSHASFTDVTRLVSGLRSIKSPQELEYMRQAGQIMQRVMKVAVGHVEPGVRQCDAVGEIYRAQMRGTRECGGDYPAIVPMLPTGRGTSTAHLTWNDKPFVQGEATILELAAARYHYHCPMARTVFLGTPPQRLSSAAEIVAEGVQAALEAVRPGATCESIEAAWRAATAPKGLVKESRIGYSMGLNYPPDWGEHTMSLRPGDRSVLEPGMTFHLIPGIWMDDWGVEISESFVVTETGHELLAPFPRKLFVKP